In Zingiber officinale cultivar Zhangliang chromosome 3B, Zo_v1.1, whole genome shotgun sequence, a single window of DNA contains:
- the LOC121967955 gene encoding subtilisin-like protease SBT3.5, translated as MSNGSIGMGFKFILKTLLFKSLYIVYLGERKHENPEDVTDSHVDMLTCLLGSKKDAMTSIVYSYRHGFSGFAAMLTEAQVKQLAESPDVICVEPNRNYELQTTRSWDFLGLQYDHPTELLEKSNYGDDIIIGIIDTGIWPESKSFDDDGYGPIPSRWKGVCQVGDAFGPANCNRKIIGARYYTTRIDPAQLKMDYISPRDFNGHGTLTASVAAGSIVHGANFHGLAAGVARGGAPRARLAVYKAVWGTGRGNGATNSIVILAAVDDAIHDGVDVLSLSLGLLQDNSFGVLHAVAKGLTVVYAAGNSGPTPQTVVNTAPWVITVAASTIDRAILTPIRVGQSISAKKSRRPYGGSSPEVISSPKIARFSSRGPTLHFPGILKPDIAAPGVNILGAYRDGYKLASGTSFACPHVSGVVVLLKALHPDWSHAVIKSALVTTATNVNSYGMPIQAESLESLPLKIADPFDFGGGQIDPNKASDPGLVYDIDPQEYYKFFKCTEGEFSICDQELELVYNLNLPSICVPDLIDAKTVGRTVTNVGKVDAVYKVSIESPPGVKMTVAPSTLVFDAGAKVQSFKVTFMAVHKLQGNYVFGSLTWSDGEGHAVRIPIAVRVVIQE; from the exons ATGTCTAACGGCTCAATTGGTATGGGCTTTAAATTTATTCTCAAGACCTTGTTGTTCAAATCC TTGTATATTGTATACTTGGGAGAGAGGAAGCATGAGAATCCAGAGGATGTCACTGACTCACACGTAGATATGCTCACTTGTCTCCTTGGAAG CAAAAAGGATGCCATGACTTCTATAGTTTACAGCTACAGGCATGGCTTCTCAGGCTTTGCAGCCATGCTTACAGAAGCGCAAGTAAAACAATTAGCAG AGTCACCTGACGTGATCTGTGTAGAGCCGAACAGAAACTACGAGCTACAAACAACACGGAGCTGGGATTTTCTGGGGCTACAGTATGATCATCCAACTGAACTCCTCGAGAAGAGCAATTATGGAGATGACATCATCATAGGAATCATCGATACAG GGATATGGCCGGAATCCAAGAGCTTCGACGATGACGGCTATGGACCGATACCATCACGGTGGAAAGGCGTGTGCCAGGTCGGCGACGCCTTCGGCCCAGCCAACTGCAACCGCAAGATCATCGGCGCACGCTACTACACCACCAGAATCGATCCCGCCCAGCTCAAGATGGACTACATCTCTCCCCGCGATTTCAACGGCCACGGCACCTTAACCGCCTCTGTTGCCGCCGGCTCCATTGTGCATGGTGCCAACTTCCACGGCTTGGCCGCAGGGGTTGCCCGTGGCGGCGCGCCCCGCGCCCGCCTTGCAGTGTACAAGGCCGTGTGGGGCACTGGCCGTGGGAATGGTGCCACCAACAGCATCGTCATTCTGGCGGCTGTCGACGATGCCATCCATGACGGGGTAGACGTGTTGTCGCTATCGTTGGGGCTGCTGCAAGACAACTCATTTGGGGTGCTCCACGCGGTGGCAAAGGGGTTGACGGTAGTGTATGCTGCCGGGAACTCTGGGCCGACGCCGCAAACCGTGGTCAACACCGCGCCGTGGGTCATCACGGTCGCCGCGAGCACAATCGATCGAGCAATTCTAACCCCGATCAGGGTAGGTCAGTCGATCTCAGCCAAAAAATCCAGGCGTCCCTACGGTGGAAG TTCACCTGAAGTAATATCGTCTCCGAAAATAGCACGGTTCTCTTCGAGAGGGCCAACTTTACATTTTCCTGGTATATTAAAG CCTGATATTGCTGCACCGGGAGTGAACATCTTGGGGGCGTACAGGGATGGCTACAAGTTGGCCTCAGGAACATCATTTGCTTGCCCCCATGTATCAGGAGTCGTTGTTTTGCTCAAGGCACTCCATCCTGACTGGTCCCATGCAGTAATAAAATCTGCACTCGTGACTACAG CAACGAACGTCAACAGCTACGGCATGCCAATACAAGCAGAATCACTTGAGTCACTTCCACTGAAGATTGCTGACCCTTTCGACTTCGGCGGCGGCCAAATTGATCCCAACAAGGCCTCCGATCCTGGTCTGGTGTATGACATCGATCCGCAGGAGTACTACAAGTTCTTCAAATGCACTGAAGGGGAGTTTAGCATCTGTGATCAGGAACTGGAGCTTGTGTACAACCTGAACCTTCCTTCCATCTGCGTTCCCGATCTCATCGACGCCAAAACTGTTGGGAGGACGGTCACCAACGTCGGCAAAGTGGATGCCGTGTACAAAGTGTCTATCGAGTCGCCGCCGGGTGTTAAAATGACTGTGGCGCCGTCGACCCTCGTGTTCGATGCCGGTGCCAAGGTGCAAAGTTTCAAGGTGACGTTCATGGCGGTCCACAAGCTGCAAGGAAATTACGTGTTTGGGAGCTTGACGTGGTCCGATGGCGAAGGCCACGCCGTGAGGATTCCGATCGCGGTTCGCGTTGTGATTCAGGAGTAA
- the LOC121967956 gene encoding bidirectional sugar transporter SWEET14-like, translating to MLMQIFTAKLVLSVNLGVFGLILVLTLFLTRGSQRVQVLGWICMCFSVSVFVAPLSVILINYYSIMLIAIVRACDDSQRLVIRTKSVEFMPFWLSFFLTISAVVWFGYGLLIKDFYVALPNVLGFIFGILQMLLYIAYKGRKEEKSNDGSTLPEMMHKDSVVAT from the exons ATGCTCATGCAGATTTTCACAGCGAAGCTGGTTCTGTCTGTGAACCTGGGCGTGTTCGGTCTGATCCTGGTGCTGACTCTGTTTCTGACGCGAGGCTCCCAGCGAGTGCAAGTTCTCGGCTGGATTTGCATGTGTTTTTCTGTCAGCGTCTTCGTGGCTCCTCTCAGTGTCAT attaattaattactattctattaTGCTCATTGCGATCGTACGTGCATGTGATGATTCTCAGAGGCTGGTCATACGGACAAAGAGCGTGGAGTTCATGCCGTTCTGGCTCTCATTCTTCCTCACCATCAGTGCAGTCGTTTGGTTCGGATATGGCCTGCTGATCAAAGACTTCTACGTCGCG CTCCCCAATGTGCTGGGATTTATCTTTGGGATTCTGCAAATGCTGCTCTACATAGCGTACAAGGGCAGGAAGGAGGAGAAGTCTAACGACGGCAGTACCCTACCGGAGATGATGCACAAGGATTCAGTTGTCGCAACCTGA
- the LOC121968016 gene encoding uncharacterized protein LOC121968016, protein MFRGRDGVWSSRQQTVVVLWDLDNKTPRGPPYEAALALRRAAELFGRVLEVSAYANHHAFDHLPQWVLDQRRERRHLDVLERKGLVEPAEPYTCGVCGRKCRTNLDLKKHFRQLHQRERQKKLDRMRSLKGKKRQRYRERFIAGNHKYEEAARSLLAPKTGYGLASELRRAGVFVKTVEDKPQAADWALKRQMQHSMSRGIDWLFLVSDDSDFFDMVRRAREADLRTVVVGDGRTALGCQADIWVPWLRVENGEVGEELLQSGWNTTFSEMDDYDDFSDNDQGSFSSSSFYEDEMPDLDLIVDEIVIGNSRLGTLGSSAFSEEVVEDGEGFQIFGSPKSNDHLFFHSEEEDSDPFI, encoded by the coding sequence ATGTTCCGCGGCCGGGACGGTGTCTGGTCCTCTCGCCAGCAGACCGTGGTCGTCCTCTGGGACCTCGACAACAAGACGCCCCGTGGTCCCCCGTACGAGGCCGCCCTCGCCCTCCGCCGAGCCGCCGAACTCTTCGGCCGCGTTCTCGAGGTTTCTGCCTACGCCAACCACCACGCCTTTGACCACCTCCCCCAGTGGGTCCTCGACCAGCGCCGTGAGCGCCGCCACCTTGACGTCCTCGAGCGTAAAGGCCTGGTCGAGCCCGCCGAGCCCTACACCTGCGGCGTCTGCGGCCGCAAGTGTCGAACGAACCTCGACCTCAAGAAGCACTTCCGCCAGCTCCACCAACGCGAACGCCAGAAGAAGCTCGACCGCATGCGCTCCCTCAAGGGGAAGAAACGACAGAGATACCGGGAGAGGTTCATCGCTGGAAACCACAAGTACGAGGAGGCTGCCCGGTCTCTACTTGCCCCCAAGACTGGATACGGCCTTGCTTCGGAGCTTCGGCGGGCAGGTGTCTTCGTTAAGACAGTCGAGGACAAGCCGCAGGCCGCGGACTGGGCGCTCAAAAGGCAGATGCAACACTCGATGTCGCGTGGGATTGATTGGTTGTTTCTGGTGTCGGACGACTCAGATTTTTTCGATATGGTCAGGAGGGCGAGGGAGGCTGATCTGAGGACGGTGGTGGTTGGGGATGGACGGACAGCTCTCGGATGCCAGGCTGATATTTGGGTCCCTTGGCTACGGGTGGAGAATGGGGAGGTCGGGGAAGAACTATTGCAGTCAGGATGGAACACAACCTTCTCGGAAATGGATGATTATGACGATTTTAGCGACAATGATCAAGGATCATTTTCTTCTTCGAGTTTCTATGAGGATGAAATGCCTGATTTAGACTTGATTGTCGATGAGATCGTCATTGGGAATTCCAGATTAGGTACTCTTGGCTCCTCAGCTTTCTCAGAGGAGGTGGTGGAAGATGGTGAAGGATTTCAAATCTTTGGATCACCGAAGAGTAATGACCATTTGTTCTTCCATAGCGAGGAAGAGGACAGTGATCCCTTCATCTGA